The Clostridia bacterium region GGCTGTCATCGGCGCGAGGGAAGCGTTCTTGTCGGCGTTGGGGCTTGCGATTGGAATCGCGATCCAAAATTTCCCCGAAGGCGCGGCGGTGTCTCTTCCCCTCAAAAACGCGACGGGAAGCAACGCAAAGTCGTTTCTGTTCGGAATGGGAAGCGGCGCGGTCGAGCCGATCGCCGCGATCATCGGATACTTTTTGGCTACGAGCCTGAGCGTCGCTCAACCGTGGCTTTTGGCGTTTGCGGCGGGTGCCATGATCTTCGTCGTGGCGGAAGATCTCATCCCCGACGCAAAACTAAGCGAACACTCTCATCTCGGAACTTGGGGCGTTATGATCGGGTTTGCCGTTATGATGGCGCTTGACGTGGCGTTCGGATAAAAGGAGGAAAAAAAATGAAACTGATTTTATTGAGACACGGCGAAAGCCTTTGGAACAAAGAAAACCGATTTACCGGATGGACGGACGTCGATCTGTCCGACGCCGGCGTCAAGGAAGCGACGGAAGCCGGGCGGACGCTTGCCGCGGCGAACGTCGAATTCGACGTCTGCTTCACTTCTTTCCTGAAAAGAGCCGTTCACACCTTAAATTACGTTTTGGCGGAAACGGGAAACGATCATCTCCCCGTAATCAAAAGTTGGAAACTGAACGAAAGGCATTACGGCGCTTTGCAGGGATTGAACAAGTCGGATACCGCGAAAAAGTACGGCGAGGAGCAAGTAAAAGTTTGGCGAAGATCGTTTGACGTTCCGCCGCCTTCGCTCGACGAAACGGACGAACGCAATCCCGCGTTTTGCAAGACCTACAAGGGCGTCGACAAATCCGAATTGCCCTTGGCGGAAAGCTTAAAGGACACCATCGCGCGCGTCGTCCCGTATTTCGAAGAGCAAATCAAACCCCTGTTGCTCGCGGGGAAAAACGTCCTGATCGTCGCGCACGGCAATTCCCTGCGCGCGCTGATCATGAAGCTCGAAGGGATCTCCGAGAAAGACATCCTCGAACTCAACTTACCGACCGCCGTTCCTCTCGTTTACGAATTGAATGACGACCTCTCCATAAAAGAAAAAAGCTTTCTCGGCGACCCCGCGATCATCGCCGAAAAGATGAATAAGGTGGCAAGCCAAGGAAAAGCGAAATGATTGCGACCTCGGTTCACCCCTCGGGGTTCGACCTACCGAACGACACAAAAAACCGCGGAGTTTTTCCGCGGTTTTTTGGTGAGCGGCGTTTACGTTCTTAACGCTTTGATTCTCGTCCGTCGTATTCTTCAAGATCATGGATCGCCGCGTCGATCTTATTATGAATAACGTCGATTTTTGATTCTTTTTCTTTGGAAGATTGGGAAAACTTTTTGCGCGCTTCCAACACGTCTTTCAGAGCGTACAAATCAACGTGCCCGCACTATTCGCAAGCAAACGCCTGAACTTCCGATGCGTCGCTTTCGCCGAGCGATACCGCGAACATTTTTTTACTGCCGCAAACCGTACATTTCATGTTTATTCCTCCTTTCGTTGGCTTCGTTGTAATACTTTTATAACAAAAACCGTTAACGAAGTTCAATACTTATTTTTCGGATCGCCCGTAACGGCGCAAAAGCGCGCCTTAAAAGGATTCTTTTGGGAGATGCGCCGCAAGTCAGAATGCTCGCGAAAATGCTCTATTTCGGTAAAAAAAAGGTCCTGCCGAAGCAGAACCCTTTTTTGGAGAAACCGGATCAACCAAAGATAAAATCTTTATTGAGCCTTCTTGGATTTTTGCGTCTTTTTCGCGCCCGTGGAGCTCGCTTTCGCGGGAACAGTTTCGGCGGGCGCCGCTTCTGCGCTCTCGGTCTTCTTTTCCGCTGCGGCGGGCTTCTTCGCCTTGCTCGCGGCGGGTTTATCGGACTTCTTGAAGAAACCGATCAAGTAATAGACGGAACCTGCGATCAAAAGCGCGCCGATGATAACGGCGAGAGCCTTTCTGAAAAAACCAAGCGCCAAGATCAAGCTGCCGAGAATGATCGCAACGAGACCGATGGTAAGTTCGATCGCAAACTTCTTGTCGTTATTCTTATCGCGAACGGTCTTCAACAAGATCGCGTCCGCTACAACGCAACCGCCCGTCACGATCAAA contains the following coding sequences:
- the gpmA gene encoding 2,3-diphosphoglycerate-dependent phosphoglycerate mutase; the encoded protein is MKLILLRHGESLWNKENRFTGWTDVDLSDAGVKEATEAGRTLAAANVEFDVCFTSFLKRAVHTLNYVLAETGNDHLPVIKSWKLNERHYGALQGLNKSDTAKKYGEEQVKVWRRSFDVPPPSLDETDERNPAFCKTYKGVDKSELPLAESLKDTIARVVPYFEEQIKPLLLAGKNVLIVAHGNSLRALIMKLEGISEKDILELNLPTAVPLVYELNDDLSIKEKSFLGDPAIIAEKMNKVASQGKAK